The Kocuria sp. TGY1127_2 genome includes a window with the following:
- a CDS encoding RDD family protein, with translation MATDQNPSGSENPHGPERASPTSSGRPDYPGQRLGRPERGKGSLATVPWRILALIVDWVICLGISHLLLGSGDSLVHSLAPSIVFWVYQGLLVGFMGHTLGHFAFGMQVQTIGGEPAGFAKAFLRSLLVTVVIPILVVDEDGRGLQDRAVGTLLVRIR, from the coding sequence ATGGCAACTGACCAAAACCCTTCCGGTTCTGAGAACCCACATGGTCCGGAGCGAGCGTCCCCGACTTCATCAGGTCGCCCGGATTATCCGGGCCAGCGTTTGGGGAGACCCGAACGGGGCAAGGGTTCGCTGGCGACCGTACCCTGGCGTATTCTGGCGCTGATTGTGGACTGGGTCATCTGTCTGGGAATCAGCCACCTGTTGCTCGGCTCGGGGGACTCTCTGGTGCATTCCCTGGCGCCCTCAATCGTCTTCTGGGTCTACCAGGGACTGCTCGTCGGTTTCATGGGGCACACTCTGGGGCACTTTGCATTCGGGATGCAGGTTCAGACCATCGGAGGGGAGCCCGCCGGTTTCGCCAAGGCGTTTCTGCGCAGTCTGCTCGTTACCGTGGTCATTCCGATCCTGGTGGTCGACGAGGACGGACGTGGACTGCAGGATCGAGCCGTCGGGACGCTTCTCGTCCGTATTCGCTGA
- the glnA gene encoding type I glutamate--ammonia ligase — MFENAQEVLDYIQEEDVVFIDIRFTDLPGVQQHFNLPAKSIDDDFFVNGQLFDGSSIRGFQGIAESDMQLIPDPKSAFVDPFRVEKTLVLTCSIVNPRTGDPYHRDPRGVAERAEAYLNSTGIADIANFASEAEFFIFEDVRYQVSPEHTFYRVDSDEAPWNSGRKEEDGNLGNKTLTKGGYFPVAPQDKQADLRDAISVTLDEVGLEVERAHHEVGAPGQAEINYKYNTMTLAADDLLKFKYIVKNVADAFGKSATFMPKPVFGDNGSGMHCHQSLWKGGEPLFFDERGYANLSDVARWYIGGLLEHSSSVLAFTNPTVNSYKRLVKGYEAPVNMVYSQGNRSAGIRIPITGSNPKAKRLEFRAPDPSCNPYLAFAAQLMAGLDGIRNRIEPPEPIDKDLYELPPEEAKDIKTAPASLDEALEALEQDHEFLLAGDVFTEDLIQTWIDYKRENELEPLSLVPHPLEFQLYYGV; from the coding sequence ATGTTCGAAAATGCCCAGGAAGTGCTGGACTATATTCAGGAAGAGGACGTCGTCTTCATCGACATCCGGTTCACCGACCTTCCCGGTGTTCAGCAGCACTTCAACCTCCCGGCAAAATCCATCGACGATGATTTCTTCGTCAACGGGCAGCTCTTCGATGGGTCGTCTATTCGAGGTTTCCAGGGAATTGCTGAATCCGATATGCAGCTCATCCCCGACCCCAAGTCGGCTTTCGTGGATCCCTTCCGCGTGGAGAAAACCCTGGTCCTGACCTGCTCGATCGTCAACCCTCGCACCGGCGATCCTTACCACCGCGATCCCCGCGGCGTCGCAGAGCGTGCAGAAGCGTACCTCAATTCCACCGGCATCGCTGATATCGCGAATTTCGCTTCCGAGGCCGAGTTCTTCATCTTCGAGGACGTCCGCTACCAGGTCTCCCCCGAGCACACTTTTTACCGTGTGGATTCCGACGAGGCCCCCTGGAATTCGGGCCGCAAGGAAGAAGACGGAAACCTCGGCAACAAGACCTTGACCAAGGGCGGGTATTTTCCCGTTGCTCCTCAGGACAAGCAGGCCGACCTGCGAGACGCCATTTCGGTGACTTTGGACGAGGTCGGTTTGGAAGTTGAGCGCGCGCACCATGAGGTTGGCGCTCCCGGCCAGGCCGAAATCAACTACAAGTACAACACTATGACGCTCGCCGCCGATGATCTCCTGAAGTTCAAGTACATTGTCAAGAACGTCGCAGATGCCTTCGGCAAATCGGCGACCTTCATGCCGAAGCCGGTCTTCGGCGACAACGGCTCGGGTATGCATTGTCACCAGTCGCTGTGGAAGGGTGGTGAGCCGTTGTTCTTCGATGAGCGCGGTTATGCGAACCTTTCTGATGTTGCCCGCTGGTACATCGGCGGATTGCTGGAGCACTCTTCTTCGGTTTTGGCATTCACCAACCCGACGGTCAACTCCTACAAGCGCTTGGTGAAGGGCTACGAAGCCCCTGTCAACATGGTGTACTCGCAGGGTAACCGCTCTGCCGGCATCCGTATCCCGATCACCGGGTCCAACCCCAAGGCGAAGCGACTCGAATTCCGGGCGCCCGATCCCTCGTGCAACCCGTACCTGGCGTTCGCCGCTCAGCTCATGGCCGGCCTGGACGGTATTCGTAACCGCATCGAGCCCCCGGAGCCGATCGACAAAGACCTCTACGAGCTGCCCCCGGAGGAAGCCAAGGACATCAAGACGGCGCCCGCTAGCCTCGATGAGGCTCTTGAAGCTCTGGAGCAGGATCACGAATTCTTGCTGGCAGGGGATGTCTTCACCGAAGACCTGATCCAGACGTGGATCGACTACAAGCGCGAGAACGAGTTGGAGCCGCTCTCACTGGTTCCGCACCCGTTGGAGTTCCAGCTCTACTACGGAGTCTAA
- a CDS encoding bifunctional [glutamine synthetase] adenylyltransferase/[glutamine synthetase]-adenylyl-L-tyrosine phosphorylase: protein MGEQERPREGAGHKAKRRLAAVGFNDLSGANRWLDSDELRDVDKAKLLEGLALSPSPDMALKAVVRMLTDTPELSRHIARGQEAAGLFRVLGASEALGEFLMRHPEHLSIFDEAPRPLPDVGVSDLNERYRRVMLEAVGAAPESEQPVARITGEDAKLAVRTTYREYLTRIALADLTSEDPIEDMPKVGAALADLAGAALEGALAVARAEISENEPAVASVDLTIIAMGKCGARELNYISDVDVVYAVGPSSADVRGDLEEPDEEAMGRIGTELVKALTKVVYGVGPEPGLWEVDANLRPEGKDGPLVRSIDSHRRYYDRWAENWEFQALLKARPVAGSQRLGEEYVRAIAPFVWEASGRENFVDSVQSMRRRVTDNIPSEERERQIKLGPGGLRDVEFTVQLLQLVHGRTDESVRMRSTTAALSALRDRSYVGRDASGSLDHEYRWQRTLEHRIQLLHLRRTHLMPVKEAEQAAVARGMRGNSDRTRFTPDDLLKQRKRSQRTVRGLHERLFFRPLLAAVSKLSVDEVALTPEAAQDRLSALGYLDPRGAMRHIEALTKGLSRRAEIQRTILPVLLGWFARGVDPDAGLLGFRRVSESLGQTQWYLRMLRDSPAAAERLCAVLSSSRFITDLLEDEPESISWLDRDERLRPEPFENLWSEIRSKISRHPDAMSAIRMIRLIRRREILRIALGEAVGVTDLNDVMEGLAHADQATILGALHTAERELYQEKGEEVLTDVAVIGMGRQGGAEIGYGSDADVMYVHQPRSGADHGKAVAQANTLINRMTQLLKIPMKPAIRAEKTLEIDADLRPEGKSGPMVRTLDSFAEYYERWADTWEYQALLRARPLAGSAEVAEKFIRLVDPYRYPKNVSEDQIRQIQRLKARVEAERMPRGADPARQVKLGRGGLSDVEWLTQLIQLEHAHENPGLKTTSTLRALEEAVKLEIVAAEDAAILESAWRLATRIRGGNVLRNGRASDSLPSSRKDLEAIARWSGYEPGSAAILEEDYLRLTRRARSIFETLFYGHLE from the coding sequence ATGGGCGAGCAGGAAAGGCCCCGGGAAGGCGCCGGTCACAAGGCCAAGCGGCGACTGGCGGCGGTCGGATTCAATGATTTGAGCGGCGCCAACCGTTGGCTGGATTCGGATGAACTGAGAGACGTCGACAAAGCCAAGCTGCTCGAGGGCCTGGCGCTCAGCCCTTCCCCGGACATGGCCCTCAAGGCGGTCGTACGCATGTTGACCGATACCCCGGAGCTGAGTCGACACATCGCCCGCGGCCAGGAGGCAGCGGGCCTGTTCCGGGTGCTCGGTGCATCCGAGGCACTCGGTGAGTTCCTCATGCGTCACCCTGAGCATCTCAGCATCTTCGACGAGGCCCCTCGGCCTTTGCCTGACGTCGGTGTCTCGGATCTGAACGAACGTTACCGCCGTGTGATGCTTGAGGCCGTCGGTGCAGCCCCCGAATCCGAGCAACCCGTCGCACGAATAACCGGCGAAGATGCGAAGCTCGCCGTCAGAACAACGTATCGCGAGTATTTGACTCGAATAGCGCTTGCGGATCTCACCTCAGAGGACCCTATAGAGGACATGCCCAAGGTCGGCGCCGCGCTCGCGGATCTGGCGGGTGCAGCTCTCGAAGGGGCTTTGGCCGTCGCCAGGGCCGAGATCTCCGAGAACGAACCCGCCGTGGCCTCCGTGGATCTGACCATTATTGCGATGGGAAAGTGCGGAGCTCGCGAGCTCAATTACATTTCCGACGTCGACGTCGTTTACGCGGTAGGACCCTCCTCGGCCGATGTCCGCGGCGACCTCGAGGAACCCGATGAGGAGGCCATGGGCCGGATTGGCACCGAACTGGTCAAGGCCCTGACGAAAGTGGTTTACGGGGTTGGTCCCGAGCCAGGCCTCTGGGAGGTCGATGCAAACCTCCGTCCGGAAGGTAAAGACGGTCCATTGGTCAGGAGCATTGATTCACACCGAAGGTATTACGACCGTTGGGCCGAGAACTGGGAATTCCAGGCATTGCTCAAGGCACGCCCCGTCGCAGGTTCTCAGCGCCTGGGTGAAGAGTACGTGCGCGCCATTGCGCCGTTCGTGTGGGAAGCCTCTGGTCGAGAGAATTTTGTGGATTCCGTTCAGTCCATGCGTCGTCGAGTGACCGACAATATACCGTCGGAAGAGCGCGAGCGACAGATCAAACTGGGGCCTGGCGGGTTGAGGGACGTGGAGTTCACGGTCCAGCTTCTGCAACTGGTTCACGGCCGGACGGACGAAAGCGTCCGGATGCGATCGACCACGGCGGCGCTTTCCGCGTTGCGCGACCGGTCGTATGTGGGACGCGACGCCTCGGGGAGTCTGGACCACGAATATCGGTGGCAGCGCACACTCGAGCACCGTATCCAATTGCTCCATCTGCGGCGTACGCACCTCATGCCGGTTAAGGAAGCCGAACAGGCGGCCGTCGCCAGGGGAATGCGCGGGAACTCCGATCGGACTCGGTTCACCCCCGATGATCTGCTCAAACAACGGAAACGATCGCAGCGTACGGTGCGCGGACTCCACGAACGTCTCTTCTTCCGTCCGCTGCTTGCGGCGGTTTCCAAGTTGTCCGTCGATGAGGTCGCTCTGACGCCGGAAGCGGCCCAAGATCGGCTGTCAGCTTTGGGTTATCTGGACCCGCGTGGAGCCATGCGCCATATTGAAGCCCTGACAAAGGGCCTCTCACGCCGGGCCGAAATCCAGCGGACCATTCTGCCGGTGCTTCTCGGTTGGTTCGCCCGCGGCGTCGACCCCGACGCCGGATTGCTGGGGTTCCGCCGAGTCTCCGAGTCCCTTGGTCAAACGCAGTGGTACTTGCGCATGCTGCGCGATTCGCCCGCGGCCGCTGAGCGCCTGTGCGCGGTTTTGTCGAGTTCTCGGTTCATCACGGACCTTCTGGAAGACGAACCGGAATCGATTTCGTGGCTGGACCGGGACGAAAGGCTGCGGCCTGAGCCTTTCGAGAATTTGTGGTCCGAAATCCGTTCGAAAATTTCACGCCACCCGGACGCAATGTCAGCGATCCGGATGATTCGGCTTATTCGCCGCCGCGAGATCCTTCGTATCGCCCTGGGGGAAGCGGTTGGCGTGACCGATTTGAATGACGTGATGGAAGGGCTGGCTCACGCGGATCAAGCGACCATTTTGGGGGCCCTCCACACCGCGGAACGCGAGTTGTATCAGGAGAAGGGCGAGGAGGTCCTGACCGATGTTGCCGTGATCGGGATGGGGCGCCAAGGTGGCGCGGAGATCGGGTACGGCTCCGATGCCGACGTCATGTATGTGCACCAACCGCGGAGCGGCGCTGATCACGGCAAGGCCGTTGCGCAGGCCAACACCCTGATCAATCGGATGACCCAGTTGCTGAAGATCCCCATGAAGCCCGCGATACGTGCCGAGAAGACTCTGGAAATTGATGCCGATCTTCGACCCGAGGGCAAATCCGGGCCTATGGTTCGTACCTTGGATTCATTCGCGGAGTATTACGAGCGTTGGGCTGATACCTGGGAGTACCAAGCATTGCTCCGTGCACGGCCTCTGGCCGGTTCCGCTGAAGTGGCCGAGAAATTCATCCGACTCGTCGATCCTTATCGTTACCCGAAGAATGTTTCGGAGGATCAAATCCGTCAAATACAGCGTTTGAAGGCGCGGGTGGAGGCCGAGAGGATGCCCCGAGGCGCCGATCCTGCGCGTCAGGTCAAACTCGGTCGTGGCGGGCTCAGCGACGTCGAATGGCTGACGCAACTGATTCAGCTCGAGCACGCTCACGAGAATCCGGGGCTCAAGACCACGAGCACCCTGCGAGCTCTGGAAGAGGCCGTCAAGTTGGAGATCGTCGCTGCCGAAGACGCCGCGATCCTTGAATCGGCATGGAGGTTGGCGACGCGTATCCGCGGGGGCAACGTTCTACGGAATGGTCGTGCCTCTGATTCGTTGCCGTCTTCACGGAAGGACCTTGAAGCGATCGCCCGGTGGAGCGGATACGAACCGGGTAGCGCCGCGATCCTGGAGGAAGACTACCTGCGACTCACACGACGCGCCCGGTCGATCTTCGAGACGTTGTTCTACGGGCATCTGGAATAG
- the glnA gene encoding type I glutamate--ammonia ligase — protein MDRQQEFVLRTIEERDVRFVRMWFTDVVGTLKSVALAPAEVETVFEEGLGFDGSSIEGLSRVHESDMLLQPDPSTFQLLPWRGETEPTSRMFCDILTPDGEPSSADSRGVLKRILSKAGDMGFTCYTSPEIEFYLLKSQELSAEGTPVPVDREGYFDHVYGGVVQDFRRRAVTMLEAVGISVEFSHHEGGPGQNEIDLRHADALQTADNIMTFRSVIKEVAFSQGIYATFMPKPFTEFPGSGMHTHFSLFEGDTNAFFEAGAEYQLSQTARHFIAGVLRHAPEFTSVTNQFVNSYKRLWGGGEAPSYLSWGHNNRSALVRVPLYKPNKMQSARIEYRGIDSAVNPYLGYAVILAAGLKGIENEYELSEAEAEDVASMSAAERRSLGHSPLPSSLHDAIRQTEESEFMAETLGEQVFNQFLRNKQDDWTAYRMEVTPYELKYNLGLL, from the coding sequence ATGGACCGTCAGCAGGAATTCGTTCTTCGCACCATCGAGGAAAGAGATGTGCGCTTCGTTCGCATGTGGTTCACCGACGTCGTCGGTACCCTCAAATCCGTGGCGCTCGCGCCCGCCGAGGTCGAGACGGTATTCGAGGAGGGGCTCGGCTTCGATGGCTCATCCATCGAAGGCCTGTCTCGGGTCCACGAATCCGACATGCTCCTTCAACCGGATCCCTCGACATTCCAACTTCTTCCGTGGCGTGGGGAGACCGAACCGACGTCGCGCATGTTCTGCGACATCCTGACCCCGGACGGCGAGCCCTCATCCGCAGACTCGCGCGGTGTGCTCAAGCGAATCCTGTCCAAAGCCGGCGACATGGGATTCACCTGCTACACGTCGCCCGAAATCGAGTTCTATCTCCTGAAGTCCCAGGAGCTCAGTGCAGAAGGCACCCCCGTTCCCGTTGACCGGGAAGGCTACTTCGACCACGTGTACGGAGGAGTCGTCCAGGATTTCCGACGTCGAGCCGTCACGATGCTCGAGGCGGTTGGCATCTCGGTTGAATTCAGCCACCATGAAGGTGGACCGGGACAGAACGAAATCGATCTGCGGCACGCCGACGCATTGCAAACCGCGGACAACATCATGACTTTCCGTTCGGTCATCAAGGAAGTCGCGTTCTCGCAGGGCATCTATGCGACTTTCATGCCCAAACCGTTTACGGAATTCCCCGGCTCCGGTATGCACACGCATTTCTCTCTCTTCGAAGGTGACACCAACGCCTTCTTCGAAGCCGGGGCCGAGTACCAGCTCTCCCAGACTGCACGGCACTTCATCGCGGGTGTGCTGCGGCACGCCCCGGAATTCACGTCCGTGACCAACCAATTTGTGAATTCCTACAAGCGTCTGTGGGGTGGAGGAGAAGCTCCAAGCTATCTCTCTTGGGGTCACAACAACCGATCCGCGCTGGTGCGCGTGCCGCTGTACAAGCCCAACAAGATGCAGTCGGCCCGTATCGAATACCGGGGTATCGACTCGGCCGTCAACCCATACCTGGGTTACGCGGTGATCCTTGCCGCGGGACTCAAAGGGATAGAGAACGAATACGAGTTGTCCGAGGCCGAGGCCGAGGACGTCGCATCCATGAGTGCAGCCGAAAGGCGCAGCTTGGGGCACAGCCCCCTCCCGTCTTCCCTGCACGATGCGATCCGCCAGACCGAAGAGTCGGAATTCATGGCAGAGACCCTAGGGGAGCAGGTATTCAATCAGTTCTTGCGCAACAAGCAGGACGACTGGACGGCTTATCGCATGGAAGTGACCCCGTACGAACTGAAGTACAACCTGGGCCTTCTGTAG
- the panB gene encoding 3-methyl-2-oxobutanoate hydroxymethyltransferase — translation MASYLQDTDHTHSDADDWLSSVRRVRTTHLQRCRDRGQRFSMLTCYDALTAAVFDEAGIEVLLIGDSAGNTVYGYESTVPVTLDELIPLTRAVSSAANRAMVIVDLPFGSYEQSPAQAIASSVRLMKEGGAHAVKMEGSAYYAEHVEAMVQAGIPVMAHIGFTPQATNTLGGFRVQGRDDAAERLLVDARALAEAGAFAVLIEMTASPAVEAVVDGVDVPTVGIGAGGSTTGQVLVWQDMMGLTGGKVPRFVKKYADLRSVIADAAGAYRKDVLDGSFPAPEHVFED, via the coding sequence ATGGCTTCGTACCTCCAGGACACTGACCACACACATTCCGACGCCGACGACTGGCTCAGCTCGGTTCGACGCGTGAGAACCACTCATCTGCAGCGCTGTAGAGACCGAGGGCAACGATTCTCGATGTTGACCTGTTATGACGCCTTGACCGCGGCGGTCTTCGACGAAGCCGGAATCGAGGTTCTGCTCATTGGGGATTCGGCGGGCAACACCGTCTACGGTTACGAGTCGACCGTTCCCGTGACGTTGGACGAATTGATTCCGTTAACCCGAGCCGTCTCAAGTGCCGCGAACCGAGCAATGGTCATCGTCGACTTGCCGTTCGGAAGCTACGAACAGTCCCCTGCCCAGGCCATCGCCAGCTCGGTCCGACTCATGAAGGAAGGCGGCGCTCACGCCGTCAAGATGGAAGGCAGCGCCTACTACGCCGAACACGTCGAAGCCATGGTCCAGGCAGGAATCCCCGTCATGGCTCACATCGGTTTCACCCCGCAAGCGACCAACACTTTGGGAGGCTTTCGTGTGCAGGGCCGGGACGACGCCGCCGAGCGGCTCCTCGTGGATGCTCGGGCGCTCGCCGAGGCCGGTGCTTTTGCGGTTCTCATCGAGATGACGGCCAGCCCGGCTGTTGAAGCGGTCGTGGACGGGGTCGATGTCCCGACCGTAGGGATCGGCGCGGGAGGATCCACGACCGGACAGGTCCTGGTATGGCAGGACATGATGGGGCTCACCGGCGGAAAAGTACCTCGGTTCGTCAAAAAGTATGCAGACCTGCGATCCGTGATCGCCGATGCGGCAGGTGCATACAGAAAAGACGTGCTCGACGGCAGTTTCCCTGCTCCCGAGCACGTCTTCGAGGACTGA
- a CDS encoding SPOR domain-containing protein, producing the protein MGTNGSAHVPEDQQFWFNTYTHTVEQGAQSDYRQLLGPYSSREEAQNALNIAQERNEKWDEDDARWKGEA; encoded by the coding sequence ATGGGTACCAACGGAAGTGCGCACGTCCCGGAAGACCAACAATTTTGGTTCAACACGTATACGCATACGGTCGAACAAGGCGCCCAATCGGACTATCGGCAACTTCTCGGGCCGTACAGCTCCCGCGAGGAAGCGCAAAACGCCTTGAACATAGCTCAAGAACGCAATGAAAAATGGGACGAAGACGACGCACGATGGAAGGGCGAAGCCTGA
- the map gene encoding type I methionyl aminopeptidase, whose amino-acid sequence MSRTNASTTSHNIPAEHGGAPLGSLTPGAIGPTRKVPASIERPEYVGKATADEGNGSDLYTPEEVELIRESGKIAAGSIVVAEEYCVPGRTTDDIDRIVHEYMCDHGAYPSTLGYRNFWKSVCTSLNEVICHGIPDSTVLEEGDIINLDVTAYKNGMHGDTNRTLLVGDVDEESRLLVERTEESLNRAMKAVKPGRELNVIGRVIEKYASRFGYGVVRDFTGHGVGREFHSGLIVPHYDAAPAYNTVIEEGMVFTIEPMLNLGTIDWQMWDDDWTVVTKDRKRSAQFEHTMVVTADGVDVLTLP is encoded by the coding sequence ATGTCCCGTACCAATGCTTCCACGACATCCCACAACATTCCTGCCGAACACGGCGGCGCTCCCTTGGGCAGCCTGACTCCGGGCGCCATCGGTCCCACTCGCAAAGTTCCGGCCTCCATCGAGCGCCCCGAATACGTCGGCAAGGCGACCGCGGATGAGGGCAACGGATCGGATCTGTACACCCCTGAAGAAGTTGAACTGATCCGCGAGTCCGGGAAGATCGCGGCGGGCTCGATTGTCGTTGCCGAAGAGTATTGCGTTCCGGGGCGTACCACCGACGACATCGACCGCATCGTCCACGAGTACATGTGCGACCACGGCGCTTACCCCTCGACTCTGGGCTACCGGAATTTCTGGAAGTCCGTGTGCACGTCCTTGAACGAAGTCATCTGCCACGGCATCCCTGACTCCACAGTTCTGGAAGAGGGCGACATCATCAACCTTGATGTCACCGCATATAAGAACGGCATGCACGGGGATACCAACCGGACACTGCTGGTCGGAGACGTGGATGAAGAATCTCGTCTGCTGGTCGAGCGCACCGAAGAATCGCTGAACCGTGCAATGAAGGCCGTCAAACCGGGACGCGAGCTAAACGTCATCGGTCGGGTGATCGAGAAGTACGCATCGCGTTTCGGTTACGGCGTGGTCCGCGACTTCACTGGTCACGGGGTGGGACGCGAATTCCACTCCGGTTTGATCGTCCCCCATTACGATGCCGCACCGGCCTACAACACCGTGATCGAGGAAGGCATGGTGTTCACGATCGAGCCCATGCTCAATCTCGGAACCATCGACTGGCAGATGTGGGATGACGACTGGACCGTCGTCACCAAAGACCGCAAACGAAGCGCACAATTCGAACACACCATGGTGGTCACCGCCGACGGCGTCGACGTTCTGACCCTCCCGTAG
- the ppgK gene encoding polyphosphate--glucose phosphotransferase, with the protein MPHTSPDRPDVAVQQDLSASQDLPEPKPHELVIGVDIGGTGIKGGIVDLRNGSLVSERFRIDTPSPATPEKVLPVVRQIVEELQSRDVAPEEGSAIGIDFPAIVKNGVTWSAANVDKSWIGAELKKLAEEQVGRTVYAVNDADAAGLAEGIYGQGRDNNGLIMVITLGTGIGSAIIHNGVLVPNSELGHLEIEGHDAESRASVRARERDDLSWKDYGKRLHTYFSRVEALFSPDLFVIGGGVSKKPEKFMPYLEGIKTPMVPAALRNNAGIVGAALWSAGQPGERERHDQDLRR; encoded by the coding sequence ATGCCTCATACCTCACCGGATCGTCCCGACGTCGCTGTGCAGCAGGACCTCAGCGCGTCCCAAGACCTCCCCGAGCCCAAACCGCACGAGTTGGTGATCGGCGTCGACATCGGAGGCACCGGAATCAAGGGCGGCATAGTGGACCTGCGCAATGGTTCCCTCGTCAGCGAGCGATTCCGCATCGATACGCCGAGCCCCGCTACACCGGAAAAGGTTCTGCCCGTGGTTCGACAGATCGTTGAGGAGCTTCAGAGCAGGGACGTTGCCCCGGAAGAGGGCAGCGCGATTGGTATCGACTTTCCGGCCATCGTCAAAAACGGTGTGACGTGGTCGGCCGCCAACGTGGACAAGTCGTGGATCGGCGCGGAACTGAAGAAACTAGCCGAAGAACAGGTGGGCCGCACGGTGTACGCGGTCAACGACGCCGACGCCGCCGGTCTCGCCGAAGGTATTTACGGACAAGGCCGGGACAATAACGGACTGATCATGGTCATCACCCTGGGCACGGGGATCGGGTCGGCCATCATTCACAATGGTGTGCTCGTTCCGAACTCCGAATTGGGCCATCTGGAAATCGAGGGGCATGACGCCGAATCCCGTGCCTCCGTCCGCGCACGGGAACGCGACGACCTGTCTTGGAAGGACTACGGAAAACGTCTCCACACTTATTTCTCCCGCGTGGAAGCGCTCTTCTCCCCGGACCTCTTCGTCATCGGCGGCGGGGTCTCGAAAAAGCCCGAGAAATTCATGCCGTATCTGGAAGGCATTAAGACGCCGATGGTTCCGGCCGCCTTGCGCAATAACGCAGGGATTGTGGGCGCTGCCCTGTGGTCGGCAGGTCAGCCCGGCGAGCGTGAGCGACACGATCAGGATCTTCGGCGCTGA
- the nrdR gene encoding transcriptional regulator NrdR has product MHCPYCRHPDSRVVDSRVADDGSSIRRRRQCSSCGRRFSTLETTSVNVIKRSGATEPFKRVKIISGVRKACQGRPVSEDDLALLAQEVEESIRARGLAEIDANDVGLAILDPLQRLDEVAYLRFASVYQAFDGLEDFEKAIENLRTGSDPATAAFEVKNDPESETAESSGVPEAAGPEPHSKSRDKKSGSAQAKRKAKKASTAVPESEDPDQPTLI; this is encoded by the coding sequence ATGCATTGTCCTTATTGCCGCCATCCGGATTCTCGAGTCGTGGACTCGCGCGTTGCCGACGACGGCTCATCGATCAGGCGCCGTCGTCAGTGCTCCTCGTGCGGCCGCAGATTCTCAACTCTCGAGACCACATCGGTCAACGTCATCAAACGTTCGGGTGCGACCGAACCGTTTAAGCGAGTCAAGATCATCTCCGGCGTCCGCAAAGCGTGTCAAGGGCGACCCGTCAGCGAGGACGACCTCGCATTGTTGGCTCAAGAGGTCGAAGAATCCATTCGTGCCCGCGGGCTTGCCGAGATCGACGCGAACGACGTCGGGCTGGCCATTCTCGATCCGTTGCAACGACTCGACGAGGTTGCCTACTTACGCTTCGCAAGCGTTTACCAGGCGTTCGATGGTCTCGAGGATTTCGAAAAGGCTATAGAAAACCTCCGTACGGGCTCGGATCCGGCGACGGCCGCATTCGAGGTCAAGAACGACCCTGAAAGCGAAACGGCCGAGAGCTCCGGGGTTCCCGAAGCTGCGGGGCCCGAACCGCACAGCAAGAGCAGAGACAAAAAATCTGGTTCTGCCCAGGCAAAGCGCAAGGCCAAAAAAGCATCCACCGCTGTTCCTGAGTCGGAAGATCCGGATCAACCAACTTTGATCTAG